One window of the bacterium genome contains the following:
- the rpiB gene encoding ribose 5-phosphate isomerase B: MSCSEGCDCRIALASDHAGFGLKEIIKEHLSVKGVTALDLGTDSTQSVDYPDFARKVCESVLAGSSNRGILICGTGLGMSMMANRYKGIRGALCHDHFTARAARSHNDSNVLVLGGRILGTDLAKDIVDTWLDTPFEGDRHLKRINKFDE, encoded by the coding sequence ATGAGCTGTAGCGAAGGTTGTGACTGCAGGATCGCTCTTGCCTCTGACCATGCCGGTTTCGGACTCAAGGAGATCATCAAGGAACACCTCTCAGTCAAGGGCGTAACAGCACTTGATCTGGGCACCGATTCGACCCAGTCCGTTGATTATCCCGATTTTGCCAGGAAGGTTTGCGAATCGGTACTTGCCGGGAGTTCAAATAGAGGGATCCTGATCTGCGGTACAGGCTTGGGTATGTCCATGATGGCCAACCGGTACAAGGGTATCCGGGGTGCCCTTTGCCACGATCATTTCACAGCACGGGCTGCCAGAAGCCATAACGATTCCAACGTCCTGGTTCTGGGTGGAAGGATCCTGGGCACCGATCTGGCAAAGGATATCGTGGATACCTGGCTGGATACTCCCTTTGAGGGAGACAGGCACTTAAAAAGGATCAATAAATTCGACGAATAA
- a CDS encoding cytochrome c3 family protein, translating into MRRAFFFIAALAILASPTVIYAAGPHDNDCTECHSLHDTQGNFSFGVAPNQSEKYTATGQTVSGTDALCLGCHNEDEGIMPIHLTKSHPVGVKPKKAFVPQEVLGNNGELTCGSCHDPHPSNPNYKYLRVGTNDGRKMGAFCAYCHEAMVDKNEL; encoded by the coding sequence ATGAGAAGGGCTTTCTTCTTTATTGCCGCCCTGGCGATTCTTGCGTCACCGACCGTTATTTACGCTGCCGGTCCACACGACAACGATTGTACAGAGTGCCACAGCCTTCACGATACCCAGGGAAATTTCTCCTTCGGGGTAGCTCCCAACCAAAGCGAAAAATACACCGCCACTGGCCAGACTGTGAGCGGGACCGATGCCCTGTGCCTCGGTTGCCACAATGAGGATGAGGGGATTATGCCCATCCATCTCACGAAGAGCCATCCTGTGGGTGTGAAGCCCAAAAAAGCTTTCGTTCCTCAGGAGGTCCTGGGTAATAACGGCGAACTGACCTGTGGCAGTTGCCACGACCCGCACCCCTCCAACCCCAACTACAAATATCTGAGAGTCGGCACCAACGATGGGCGCAAGATGGGAGCTTTCTGCGCCTATTGCCATGAGGCCATGGTCGACAAGAATGAGCTGTAG
- a CDS encoding NFACT family protein, with protein MDYLSLKAAVREAEKRFAGQKIFDAWQAGPGEVILVTRSGSGLLFSINPDRPGLFLADPGERPDRVFSPFNDLLRVRIKGTSVGSIYLQKAGERIVTLTFAAAWPAREGTPLKMVLEIMGRRSNLLILAEERILVPLKAVPKDKSPARPVMAGEPYRPPPPREGTPVEEVTTEALPMINSREVGKTLLENIQGLSPYTANQAVQLALQKRPKEDRSDNREGITITIREMVASCTGEKGFLLGSNGKFYLSPFQPVPLGPSDTVEEFSPFSLAAAAWMSSDPSYTREGHSEPGYLKRGLEDRLERIRSALQRVDTEEERCRTHDEIRIMAEALLINAVGIDHGIESVLLPDPYNPGLELTIPMDRTKTPHENANDLFSKARRLKRGLEETRSRRGKLDEELKEIRQAMEALDDKNDPGPARELLSVGTSVTVKKGKVSHTSYSGPGHRHMLDGFTILVGKSSTDNEKVTFKAAGPNDLWLHARDFPGSHVVILTEKRQVPDKVLYTAAALAAKGSGARNDTAPEIMVTERKWVRKLKGAKPGMVTVERFRTIRPRM; from the coding sequence ATGGACTATCTATCTCTGAAAGCGGCTGTTAGGGAGGCGGAAAAAAGGTTTGCGGGGCAAAAAATATTCGACGCCTGGCAAGCCGGCCCCGGTGAAGTTATCCTTGTGACCCGCAGCGGTTCGGGATTACTGTTTTCTATCAACCCCGACCGACCCGGCCTGTTCCTTGCCGATCCCGGTGAACGGCCCGATAGAGTTTTTTCCCCCTTCAACGACCTTTTGCGCGTCCGGATCAAAGGGACCAGCGTCGGATCAATATATTTGCAAAAGGCTGGTGAACGGATCGTCACCCTCACCTTTGCCGCCGCCTGGCCCGCCAGGGAGGGCACCCCCCTCAAAATGGTGTTGGAGATCATGGGGCGGCGAAGCAACCTTTTGATTCTGGCAGAGGAACGGATCCTGGTACCTTTAAAAGCGGTGCCGAAGGATAAAAGCCCTGCACGTCCTGTAATGGCAGGGGAACCTTATCGACCTCCTCCCCCCCGGGAAGGCACCCCCGTGGAAGAAGTGACTACGGAGGCGCTGCCCATGATCAACTCTCGGGAAGTTGGCAAAACACTCCTGGAAAATATCCAGGGGTTATCCCCCTACACCGCGAACCAGGCCGTCCAGCTTGCCCTTCAGAAACGCCCGAAAGAAGACAGGTCGGATAACAGGGAAGGGATTACTATCACCATCAGGGAAATGGTTGCATCGTGTACCGGCGAAAAAGGGTTTCTGCTTGGTAGCAACGGGAAATTTTATCTCTCACCCTTCCAACCGGTTCCCCTGGGACCATCCGACACGGTGGAGGAATTCAGCCCCTTTTCCTTAGCTGCGGCCGCATGGATGAGCTCCGACCCTTCATACACCAGAGAAGGTCACAGCGAACCCGGGTATCTTAAAAGGGGGCTGGAAGACCGGCTGGAACGGATAAGGTCTGCCCTCCAACGTGTGGATACCGAGGAGGAGCGCTGCCGGACCCACGACGAGATCAGGATCATGGCAGAAGCGCTGCTTATTAATGCCGTGGGGATCGACCACGGGATCGAATCGGTTCTCCTGCCGGACCCCTACAACCCGGGTCTGGAACTTACTATTCCCATGGACCGGACCAAAACCCCCCACGAGAACGCCAACGACCTGTTTTCCAAGGCCCGCCGCCTGAAAAGAGGCCTTGAAGAAACCAGATCCAGACGAGGAAAGCTTGATGAGGAGCTAAAAGAGATCCGGCAGGCCATGGAAGCATTGGACGACAAAAACGACCCCGGGCCTGCCCGGGAACTGCTTTCGGTGGGAACATCCGTCACTGTGAAAAAAGGGAAGGTGTCCCACACCTCCTACAGCGGACCCGGGCACAGACATATGTTAGACGGGTTCACCATACTGGTAGGGAAAAGCTCCACCGACAACGAAAAGGTGACCTTCAAGGCAGCCGGCCCCAACGATCTGTGGCTTCACGCCAGGGATTTTCCGGGATCCCACGTGGTCATTCTCACAGAAAAAAGACAGGTGCCTGACAAGGTTCTTTACACGGCCGCGGCCCTTGCAGCAAAAGGAAGCGGGGCAAGGAACGACACGGCGCCTGAGATCATGGTCACCGAAAGGAAGTGGGTGCGCAAGCTCAAGGGGGCCAAGCCGGGAATGGTGACGGTGGAAAGGTTCAGGACAATAAGGCCCAGAATGTAG
- a CDS encoding SDR family NAD(P)-dependent oxidoreductase — MILKDKIALITGAGRGLGRATAVALAREGAWVALLSRTKSELAETAELVEKEGGKTLILPVDISDEKAVREAVEKTVSDLGTIHILINCAAVVGPAAPLHEVDPDDWDRTLSINLNGVRQICQEAIPHMINTGGGRIINVTSGLAQIPMPLFGAYSVSKAGVNHMTRIMAEELSIFNIQVNCLDPGVMDTSMQREIRDLGPEVLGKALHDQFVSFKEGGHLKPPEEVASLAVFLASDHSVGITGEIGGAAEYRDFGYGLAEE, encoded by the coding sequence ATGATTTTAAAAGATAAGATCGCACTCATCACTGGCGCAGGCAGGGGGCTGGGAAGAGCCACCGCGGTGGCCCTGGCAAGAGAGGGCGCCTGGGTGGCTCTCCTGAGCCGCACGAAATCAGAGCTTGCGGAAACAGCTGAGCTTGTGGAGAAAGAGGGCGGCAAAACCCTTATCCTCCCAGTGGACATCTCCGACGAAAAAGCGGTCCGGGAGGCGGTAGAAAAAACTGTTTCTGACCTGGGAACCATTCACATCCTGATCAACTGCGCCGCCGTTGTCGGCCCCGCGGCCCCTCTCCACGAGGTGGACCCGGACGACTGGGACCGAACTTTATCGATCAACCTCAACGGTGTCCGGCAGATCTGCCAGGAGGCCATCCCCCACATGATCAACACTGGTGGCGGCAGGATAATCAACGTCACCTCGGGCCTCGCCCAGATCCCAATGCCCCTCTTCGGAGCCTACTCGGTAAGCAAAGCGGGAGTGAACCACATGACCCGCATCATGGCCGAGGAGCTGAGCATATTTAACATCCAGGTCAACTGCCTTGACCCGGGGGTGATGGACACCAGTATGCAGAGGGAGATTAGAGACCTGGGACCGGAGGTTCTTGGTAAGGCCCTCCATGACCAGTTCGTTTCCTTCAAGGAGGGCGGGCACCTGAAGCCCCCTGAGGAGGTGGCCTCCCTGGCGGTCTTCCTGGCTTCGGACCACTCGGTAGGCATTACCGGGGAGATCGGGGGAGCGGCGGAGTATCGTGATTTTGGGTACGGACTAGCGGAGGAATAA
- a CDS encoding four helix bundle protein, protein MPEKIRSYRDLNVFNTAMEASMVIFHLSKNFPREERYLMTDQIRRSSRSVCANLAEAWRKRRYKAAFIAKLNDVESEACETLVWLDYAFQCGYIEMDEKDKLLDRFETVIRQIVKMILTADKWIIPVKI, encoded by the coding sequence ATGCCCGAAAAAATCCGATCCTACAGAGATTTAAACGTATTCAATACTGCCATGGAAGCCTCCATGGTGATCTTCCACTTATCCAAGAATTTTCCTCGTGAAGAGAGGTATTTAATGACCGACCAGATACGTCGTTCTTCGAGGTCGGTGTGTGCTAATCTGGCTGAGGCTTGGCGCAAAAGAAGGTACAAAGCCGCCTTTATCGCTAAACTTAACGATGTTGAGAGCGAGGCCTGTGAAACACTGGTATGGTTGGATTACGCTTTCCAGTGTGGTTATATCGAAATGGATGAAAAAGATAAACTTTTGGATAGATTCGAGACGGTTATCAGGCAGATAGTCAAAATGATCCTGACAGCCGACAAATGGATCATTCCCGTGAAGATTTAG
- a CDS encoding cation diffusion facilitator family transporter, producing MNLILSHTNHIPFPAPDPKEGLRVTALGASVNLLLVVLKFSVGVAGGSRALVADAAHSLSDLVSDVVVAWGLIVGSRPSDDSHHYGHAKVELMAELILGMILIAAGLGIMLDSVRVILSGEARSPSIVVLPVALLSVLLKEYLFRVTMKAARKTGHSSLMANAWHHRSDSLTSMGVMAGAGLAMIRPSFAVADALMGTLVAVVVIKVGLGIGWEASARLVDTAPARDYMSRMEQMILMVPRTRSVRDLKMRYVGHRIAVELHLGLDPEMPVRESHDVAKDVKNAIMERDERVFDVLVHVEPEEGPEEE from the coding sequence TTGAATCTTATATTATCTCACACAAACCACATACCTTTCCCCGCTCCTGATCCCAAAGAGGGCCTGCGGGTCACTGCCCTCGGTGCCTCCGTAAACCTCCTGCTGGTGGTTCTCAAGTTCTCGGTGGGGGTTGCCGGCGGCAGCCGCGCCCTTGTGGCGGACGCGGCCCATTCCCTGTCCGATCTTGTCTCCGATGTCGTTGTCGCCTGGGGTCTCATCGTGGGCAGCCGTCCGAGCGATGACAGCCACCACTACGGTCATGCCAAGGTGGAACTCATGGCCGAGTTGATCCTCGGCATGATCCTCATCGCCGCGGGTCTCGGGATCATGCTGGATTCGGTCCGGGTCATTCTGTCGGGTGAGGCGAGGTCCCCGTCAATTGTAGTCCTCCCGGTAGCCTTACTAAGTGTCCTGCTTAAGGAATACCTCTTTCGGGTCACCATGAAGGCCGCACGGAAAACGGGGCACTCTTCACTGATGGCCAACGCGTGGCACCACCGGAGCGACTCGCTGACTTCCATGGGGGTGATGGCAGGTGCGGGGCTGGCCATGATCCGGCCCTCCTTCGCGGTGGCCGACGCCCTTATGGGGACGCTGGTGGCGGTAGTGGTAATCAAAGTGGGTTTGGGGATCGGCTGGGAGGCGTCGGCAAGGCTTGTGGACACAGCCCCGGCCAGGGACTATATGAGCCGGATGGAACAGATGATCCTGATGGTTCCTCGAACCAGGAGCGTCCGGGACCTCAAAATGAGGTATGTAGGGCATCGTATCGCGGTGGAGCTCCACCTGGGCCTGGATCCGGAAATGCCGGTGCGCGAGAGCCACGATGTGGCCAAAGATGTGAAGAACGCCATTATGGAAAGGGACGAGAGGGTGTTCGATGTGCTGGTGCATGTAGAGCCGGAAGAAGGGCCGGAAGAGGAGTAA
- a CDS encoding ArsA family ATPase, protein MGNTDSKLLLFGGKGGVGKTTCSAAVAVSFASQGVRTLHITSDMAPSLGDIYEMDIGDRLTSVAPNLDAVEFSQESIARTWKEKFGPDFTAILSQFLDTESMEQNGDLDLLDYIGTAPSLREETLLDMIVEMAADGKYERIIWDTAPTGETLNLLHMPKLMKKHLKAGARLYEAMDRLAGVISRRRSLAGIMEEWVVRSESIARFLQENTMFYLVANPESLVVRQAERTLTKLTGAGFSVHGLIINRIAVSDGSEFLQRAQENQEPYIKRLLLLGDGLAVGRVNLTLEEIRGLDPLKTIGDSLSEELGLVQ, encoded by the coding sequence ATGGGAAACACTGATTCAAAACTTTTACTGTTCGGCGGAAAGGGCGGTGTGGGAAAGACGACCTGCTCTGCGGCTGTGGCTGTGAGCTTTGCATCGCAGGGTGTCCGTACTCTCCATATCACTTCTGACATGGCTCCCTCCCTGGGTGATATCTACGAGATGGATATAGGGGACAGGCTCACCTCTGTAGCTCCAAACCTGGATGCGGTGGAGTTCAGCCAGGAAAGCATCGCCCGGACCTGGAAGGAGAAGTTCGGACCTGACTTTACTGCCATACTTTCTCAATTCCTGGATACGGAAAGCATGGAGCAAAACGGTGACCTGGACCTTCTGGATTACATCGGGACAGCGCCCTCCCTCAGAGAAGAGACCCTGCTGGACATGATCGTGGAGATGGCGGCTGACGGGAAGTATGAGAGGATCATATGGGATACGGCACCCACCGGCGAGACGCTGAACCTCCTGCACATGCCGAAGCTCATGAAAAAGCATCTCAAAGCTGGTGCCAGGCTTTACGAGGCCATGGATCGGCTCGCTGGCGTTATCTCAAGACGGCGGTCCCTGGCAGGGATCATGGAGGAGTGGGTAGTTAGATCCGAGAGTATCGCCCGGTTTCTCCAGGAGAATACCATGTTTTATTTAGTGGCTAATCCGGAGTCCCTCGTGGTCAGGCAGGCTGAGAGAACTTTGACGAAACTCACGGGCGCGGGTTTCTCGGTCCACGGGCTTATCATCAACCGGATCGCTGTGAGCGACGGTTCAGAGTTCCTGCAGAGAGCGCAGGAGAATCAGGAGCCGTATATAAAGAGGCTTCTTCTCCTGGGAGACGGGCTTGCTGTCGGCCGCGTCAACCTCACTCTTGAAGAGATCCGCGGGCTCGATCCGCTAAAAACCATAGGGGACAGCCTTTCCGAGGAGCTGGGGTTGGTTCAGTGA
- a CDS encoding YbgC/FadM family acyl-CoA thioesterase: MKDSREHVSIVKYRTCYEDTDAGGVVYYANYLRYMERGRNQYLRELGRSIRQYQDAGILFIVVEVNVKYRSPAGLDDDLVIETWIQGGKRSSVTFGQRIKREGEEAILVEGTVKVACIGTNLKPRRMPEELL, translated from the coding sequence TTGAAGGATAGCCGCGAGCATGTTTCAATTGTCAAATACCGTACATGCTACGAGGATACTGACGCGGGGGGCGTCGTCTATTACGCCAACTATCTCCGTTATATGGAACGGGGCCGGAACCAGTACCTGAGGGAACTGGGGCGGTCCATCAGGCAGTACCAGGATGCTGGTATTCTTTTCATCGTTGTTGAGGTGAACGTAAAGTACCGCTCTCCGGCCGGTCTCGATGACGACCTCGTCATCGAAACCTGGATCCAGGGGGGAAAGCGCAGCAGCGTTACCTTCGGCCAGAGGATTAAACGGGAAGGGGAGGAGGCAATCCTGGTTGAAGGTACAGTCAAGGTAGCCTGCATCGGGACAAACCTGAAGCCCAGGAGAATGCCGGAGGAACTTTTATAA